The genomic region CCAGCAATCATTCTGGTCATAGCGGTCAGTGTGATACTCGCTATTGCAATAATAGTGGTATCCTCAGCTCTCAATGGAGCAATGACTGTCGGAGCGATTATCGGGGTGCTGAATGATGTCAATGGCATTGAATCCGGTCTCAAAAGTGCAAAGCAACACTGGCGTGCAATGTTGATCGTTCGATTAGTATTTGCTGTGAGTGTTATCAGTGCGCTCGGATTGCTTGCGGTGATAAGAATCGGATTTGGATTTGGGATTGCAGGAGACGGGACAACAGCGGGAGTGATTAGTACGCTTATTAGTGTATTATTTGGGTTGGTCGGGATTGTTGGGGTTGTGGTTATATGGGTGTTATTTGCGTTCGCCGAGCAGGCTGTTGTCATCGATAATCAAAGTGGAACCGAGGCTGTAGCTCAAAGTGCACGGCTTCCAATGCATCGTCCACGCCTCCTCATCGAGTATCTCATGATTACTGTTGGAGCGATCATGTTCAGTATAATAGCTGGCAGAATTGCTATGTTCGGTGGCGTCAGTCGTCTGATAACTATTATCGCATTGATTATTATTCCAGCGGTTATTGATGGATTCAAAACGTCAGCATACGCAAATCAGACATTTACTGATAAATCGACTTCATCACTACAACAAGGAGGTATCTGGAAGCGAGGCGCAATCAATCGGAGTATTCGAGCTGTCGTGAGATTTATGCGAGAACATCCAATCGCAAATTTAGGATCAGTCGGCTGTCTTATTATTGGCGGAATTATTGGATGGCAGAAAACGATGAATATCTCGACACCGGTCTCGGTTGATAATATCGGTGCTAGCTTCGGGATGTTTCCGTTTGGGGTGTTCATCAATCTCGCAGTGAATAATTGGCTTGTCGCTGCCGGATTAGCTTATGGCGGTATTGTAGTTGGTGTACCTGCCATTGTCGGGCTTGTATTTAACGGAATTATTATCGGCGCTGTTGGAGGGGCAGTCCCGCAAGAGGTATTTATCGCATCCGTCGCCCCGCATGGTATCATTGAGATTCCAGCAATCATTGTCGGCGGAGGCACTGGGCTTTGGCTTGGAAGCGTATTGATACGCGCAGTCCGTGGTGATGTCACCACTGAATCGGGGGCAGATGCAATCTATCAAGCATATCAAATTTTACT from Haloquadratum walsbyi C23 harbors:
- a CDS encoding stage II sporulation protein M; this encodes MPAIRALRTGLRLLTARSSAILPVYLLATGLYGVARAPIIIAGLLTVWIIDQNGQLGTLIDTINQAREGSATGSDPAVVTQAMNETLGSIITPAIILVIAVSVILAIAIIVVSSALNGAMTVGAIIGVLNDVNGIESGLKSAKQHWRAMLIVRLVFAVSVISALGLLAVIRIGFGFGIAGDGTTAGVISTLISVLFGLVGIVGVVVIWVLFAFAEQAVVIDNQSGTEAVAQSARLPMHRPRLLIEYLMITVGAIMFSIIAGRIAMFGGVSRLITIIALIIIPAVIDGFKTSAYANQTFTDKSTSSLQQGGIWKRGAINRSIRAVVRFMREHPIANLGSVGCLIIGGIIGWQKTMNISTPVSVDNIGASFGMFPFGVFINLAVNNWLVAAGLAYGGIVVGVPAIVGLVFNGIIIGAVGGAVPQEVFIASVAPHGIIEIPAIIVGGGTGLWLGSVLIRAVRGDVTTESGADAIYQAYQILLGLIPFFILAAFIEAFLTASIAGLLLEMVAMIL